One genomic region from Methanocaldococcus fervens AG86 encodes:
- the hisB gene encoding imidazoleglycerol-phosphate dehydratase HisB, whose protein sequence is MRVFEVMRETKETNIYLKINIDGTGKYKIDTGIPFFDHLLSSFAKHGCFDLIVKARGDLEVDDHHTVEDVGICLGLALNQIERKNIFRFGWAIIPMDDARATVAIDLGGRSYCVGNYKPNREFVGDLATENINHFFESVASYGMLNIHYDVIGKNEHHKAEALFKAFGVALDLATKIDERKGIISTKGEIKL, encoded by the coding sequence ATGAGAGTTTTTGAGGTAATGAGAGAAACAAAGGAAACAAATATTTATCTAAAAATAAACATTGATGGAACTGGAAAATATAAAATAGATACTGGTATTCCATTTTTTGACCACTTATTATCTTCTTTTGCAAAGCATGGATGTTTTGATTTGATAGTCAAAGCAAGAGGAGATTTGGAAGTGGATGACCATCACACCGTTGAAGATGTTGGAATTTGCTTAGGTTTAGCTCTAAATCAGATTGAGAGGAAAAATATTTTCAGATTTGGATGGGCAATAATTCCAATGGATGATGCAAGGGCAACTGTAGCTATTGATTTGGGAGGGAGAAGCTATTGTGTAGGAAATTACAAACCTAATAGAGAATTTGTTGGGGATTTAGCTACTGAAAACATAAACCACTTTTTTGAATCAGTTGCAAGCTATGGAATGCTAAATATACATTATGATGTGATTGGAAAAAATGAACACCACAAAGCTGAGGCGTTGTTTAAAGCATTTGGTGTTGCTTTAGATTTAGCCACAAAAATTGATGAAAGAAAAGGGATTATAAGCACCAAAGGAGAAATAAAGTTATAA
- a CDS encoding radical SAM protein: MTIAFGPVPSRRLGKSLGINNIPCKFCSYDCLYCQVGRTLNKTTERRNFYNPENIFKSVKEKIDKLSNEKIDYLTFVADGEPTLDINLSKEVEMLRNFNIPIAIITNSSLIWKEDVKNDLLNFDLVSFKVDSTDEKLWMEINRPHKDLVLDKILEGIMDFRDSYKGKLITETMILGNVNYTEEAIVKTAEFLKDLKPNKCYLNTPIRPSSEKHVKPPKIGILNKILPIFNEIIGKDKVELLGKFEGYEFILSDDIENDILAITSVHPMREEVIKELLNKRNISFDIINKMVEEGKLIKLEYNGEIFYMKKIKSRE, from the coding sequence GTGACAATAGCCTTTGGACCAGTTCCATCAAGAAGATTGGGAAAGAGTTTAGGAATAAACAATATTCCATGCAAGTTTTGTAGCTATGACTGTTTATATTGCCAAGTTGGAAGAACCTTAAACAAAACAACAGAAAGAAGGAACTTTTATAATCCAGAGAATATTTTTAAATCTGTAAAGGAGAAAATAGATAAGTTATCCAATGAAAAAATTGACTATCTTACCTTTGTCGCAGATGGTGAGCCAACATTGGACATAAATTTATCAAAAGAGGTTGAAATGCTTAGAAATTTTAACATTCCAATAGCAATAATTACAAACTCATCATTAATTTGGAAGGAAGATGTTAAAAATGATTTATTGAACTTTGATTTAGTATCATTTAAGGTAGATTCTACAGATGAAAAGCTTTGGATGGAAATAAATAGACCTCATAAAGATTTAGTATTAGATAAAATTTTAGAAGGCATTATGGATTTTAGAGATAGCTATAAAGGAAAGTTAATAACTGAGACGATGATTTTGGGAAATGTAAACTATACAGAGGAAGCTATAGTTAAAACAGCGGAGTTTTTAAAAGACTTAAAGCCAAATAAATGCTATTTAAATACACCAATAAGACCATCATCTGAAAAACACGTAAAACCTCCTAAAATAGGGATTTTAAATAAAATATTACCTATATTTAATGAAATTATTGGAAAAGATAAGGTTGAACTCTTAGGGAAATTTGAAGGTTATGAATTTATATTATCCGATGATATTGAAAATGACATATTGGCTATAACTTCCGTTCATCCTATGAGGGAGGAGGTTATTAAAGAACTGTTAAACAAAAGAAACATTAGCTTTGATATTATAAATAAAATGGTTGAAGAAGGAAAATTAATAAAATTGGAATATAATGGAGAAATCTTTTACATGAAAAAGATTAAAAGCAGAGAATAA
- a CDS encoding fibrillarin-like rRNA/tRNA 2'-O-methyltransferase: MEDIKIKEIFENIYEVDLGDGLKRIATKSIVKGKKVYDEKIVKIGDDEYRIWNPNKSKLAAAILKGLKVMPIKRDSKILYLGASAGTTPSHVADIADKGIVYAIEYAPRIMRELLDACAERENIIPILGDANKPQEYANIVEKVDVVYEDVAQPNQAEILIKNAKWFLKKGSYGMIAIKARSIDVTKDPEEVFKEQKEILESGGFKIVDEVDIEPFEKDHIMFVGVWEG; the protein is encoded by the coding sequence ATGGAAGATATTAAAATTAAAGAGATTTTTGAAAACATCTATGAAGTTGATTTAGGAGATGGCCTGAAAAGAATAGCTACAAAATCCATTGTTAAAGGAAAAAAGGTTTATGATGAAAAAATAGTAAAAATTGGTGATGATGAGTATAGAATTTGGAATCCAAACAAAAGTAAGTTAGCAGCTGCAATACTCAAAGGTTTAAAGGTTATGCCAATAAAAAGAGATTCAAAAATCTTATACTTAGGAGCTTCAGCTGGAACAACACCTTCTCACGTTGCGGATATTGCAGATAAAGGCATTGTTTATGCCATAGAATACGCTCCAAGAATCATGAGGGAACTTTTAGATGCGTGTGCTGAGAGAGAAAATATTATCCCAATATTGGGAGATGCAAATAAGCCCCAAGAGTATGCAAACATCGTTGAGAAAGTGGATGTTGTTTATGAGGATGTTGCTCAACCAAATCAAGCTGAGATTTTAATTAAAAATGCAAAATGGTTTTTGAAAAAAGGCAGTTATGGAATGATTGCGATAAAGGCAAGAAGTATTGATGTTACAAAAGACCCAGAAGAAGTATTTAAAGAACAGAAAGAGATTTTAGAATCTGGAGGATTTAAAATAGTTGATGAAGTTGATATAGAGCCATTTGAAAAAGACCATATTATGTTTGTTGGTGTTTGGGAGGGATAA